TGCCCTGTTTGAGCGGTATTATCGTTCGTTGATTAGCTACGGAAATTCCTTGAGTGCCTACCCCGAACGGGTACAGGACTGCGTTCAGGATGTATTTGTCAATGTATGGTTGTACCGCAACTCCCTGAGCGAGAACGTAGTTGTAAAAGCATACTTGCTGTCAAGCGTGCGAAAACGCATTGCCCGCCTGCACGAGCGCGACACGGTTTTTCGGCAAACCGCATCGTTGGAATCCGTCCAATTCTCACTGGATTTTTCCATTGAAGATCAGCTCATTGCCGACGAAGAAACCGCCGCTCGGGTTTCGCAACTCAATCGGTTGATCAACACACTGCCCGCCCGCCAAAAAGAAGCCCTGTACCTCCGATACCATCAGGGCCTGAGCATAGAGCAGATCGGTGAAATGCTCGACATCAATCATCAATCCGTTTCCAATCTCCTCCACCGCTGCATCCAACATCTCCGCAAAGAATGGAAGGGCGATCTGACGCTTCTGCTGTTGCTCTTTTCGAGAATACTTTAAATTTTTCAAAAAAAAGTACCGGAAAGTGAGTATCGGCCCGAAAGCCTGTCCTCTCTGCTTTTGAAACACTTTTTCAGATGCAGCAGCGCAATCAATATAAAAACATTGACGACTTTCTGACCGATGAATCCTTCCAAAAATGGGTTCGGGAGGGAGATCAACGTAATCATTGGGAGGAATGGACAGTAGAAAACCCCGAACGTGCTAAACTCGTGGCTGAAGCACGCTTGTGGGTACTAGCCATGCGAGTACCTGAATCACCCCTTTCTTCGTCCGAAATCACCGCTGCGCTACAAGCCTCCCTTATCAAAATTAAATCCATTGAGAAAGAGACTGCCACTCTTTCGGTTCCGTTGTGGAATCGTATCGGCTGGCGCAGTATTGCGGCAGTTCTGGTGCTGGGGCTCGCGCTGGGATGGCTGTACCGGCGTCAGGCAGTATCGCAGGATACACTTACCTACGCTGAACTCATCAACCGTGATGCCGATGGCCTGATCGAACAGACCAACAACTCCAACAAACCACAATTGATTACCCTGTCGGACGGCAGTTCGGTGCTTCTGCAACCCAAAAGCAAATTGAGTTATCCTAAAAGTTTTGAGGGCAACGAGCGCAACGTGTACCTTTTGGGCGAAGGCTTTTTTGAGATCAGTAAAAATCCGAAGAAACCCTTTTATGTTTTTGCCAATGAGATTGTCACCAAGGTTGTCGGGACGAGTTTTCGGATAAAAGCGTATACCGATCAACCCAACGTGGAAGTGGTCGTCCGCACCGGGAAGGTGAACGTGAGTTCGAATCAATCCCTTACCCAATCAAGTAAGGCAAGCGTTCAGCTATTGCCTAATCAGGCCGTTCGCTTTGTCCGAGACCGACTGGTCTTTGAAAAAATAACCGATATAACCCAAGAAAAACAAATCATCAAAACCGTCACGGCTATCGAACAGATCAGTTTTGAATTTTCGGATGTTCCCGTGGCCCAAATCCTCAAAACCATTGAAGAAGCGTATTTAGTGGAGATCGACTACCCGCAGGAAAAGTTAAAAGACTGCTATCTTACAACTTCCCTCAGCGATCAGCCGCTGCCCGAAAAACTCAAGATTATCTGCGAGAGTTTGGGCAGCACGACCCGTTATGAAATGAACGGCAACCGAATCACAATCTTATCTACCGGATGTAACTAACCCCCACTTTCAACTGCCTATGGTTTAAAGAATATCCCTGCTTACCCATAAAAAAGCGTCGAAATGCTGCTACATTTTCGACGCCCGATGCTTCCCCAAACGTGTTGCGTTGACATGCCCTCTGCTAAGGGCACGGGAAGGATTTTGTCAATACCTCCGAAAAAAGTATTTACCAAAAACAAATCAAAAGTATGAAAAAAACATTGACCAACAAACGATTACTATATCGAATTGTGCAGACGTCACTCTTACAACTCACCTTAGCCATTTTGTTTTCGAGCATCACCATGGCTACCCCGGTAAAAGGGCAGAATATGCTTGACCGAAAGGTAAGTGTACACATTACAGATACCTCGTTGGAAAAAGTATTGCGGCAACTCGAAAAAGAAGCGCAGGTAAAATTTTCGTTCAATTCGAGGGCCTTACAGCTCGACCGTCCGGTAAGCATCAATGCCACCAATGAATCGTTGTCGAGCGTACTGAATCGACTTTTGAAACCGTTAAAGATCAAACATATACAGGTAAGCAACCGCATCGTATTGCGAAAAGACGATGCCGCCGCAACGGGTTTGTGGGAAAATGACCTGCCCGCAAAAATGTTGGAATATCAACTGACCGAATCAATTATCACGGGAACCGTGAGCGATGAAAACGGGATGGGTTTGCCGGGCGTGAGTGTGCTCATCAAAGGAACCCAACGCGGCACCACTACCGATGCCGTCGGGAAGTTCAAACTGGCGTTATCCGATAATAACGAAGTACTTGTTTTTTCGTTTGTGGGATACCTTTCGCAGGAAATCAAAATCGGTACCCAAACCACCCTGAATGTTTCCTTAAAGCTAGACACCAAAGCATTGGAAGAAGTGGTGGTGGTAGGTTACGGCGTTCAGCGCAAAAAAGACCTGACGGGAGCCGTATCAACGATAAACGGTGATATGTTTAAAGAGCGCAAAGAAACCCAGGTGGCGCAAGCTCTCCAAGGGGCTGTGTCGGGCGTAATGGTGACCCGCAACGGGGCCAACGGTGCCATGGGCGGAGCCACTATTCGCATAAGAGGGGTGACCACCATCGGCAACTCCGACCCGTTGGTGATCGTGGATGGCGTACCCGTGAGCGACGTAAATCAGGTCAACCCCAACGACATCGAAAACCTCTCAGTCCTGAAAGATGCGGCTTCAGCTTCTATTTACGGTTCGCGGGCGGCATCGGGGGTGATTTTGATCACCACCAAAAGAGCCAAAAACGATCAGGCCTCCATTCAGTACAGCTACGAAAATGGGTTTGATACGCCCACCCAATTGCCCGAGTATATGCGTGCGCAGCGCTACATGGAGTTGGTCAACGAACTCCGCTGGAACGATGCCGGCAACGGTACCAACCGCTTCCCCACGTTCAGTCAGGATTTGTTGACGGATTATAACCAAAAACACCTTTCTGACCCCGACAGATACCCGGACACCGATTGGATGTCTCTGACCCTGAACAAAATCGCCCCACGGGAGGCGCACAGTGTCAGTATCATCGGAGGGTCTAAATTTGTAAAATCCAATGCTTCAGTGCGTTATGAAAAAGTGGGCGGTTTTTACGACAACAAAAACTACAATCGGATTTTTGTTCGATCCAACAACGATTTTACCATTAATAAACTCATTGGCGGAACGGTCGATTTTAACTTCAAAAGAACCAATGCCTTAGACCCTACGGCCGCTGATCCGCTGTACCGCACCCGAATTTCATCCCCTATCTATCCGGCAATCTGGGCCGATGGCCGCATTGCCGACGGAAAGGCGGGTGAGAACGTGTATGCCAAAATTAAATACGGCGGCACCGATCGTAACACATATAATCAGGTTGGCGGACGCCTTGCGCTTGACATTAAACCCATTGAAGGTCTGAAACTGTCGGGGATCAT
Above is a window of Runella slithyformis DSM 19594 DNA encoding:
- a CDS encoding TonB-dependent receptor yields the protein MKKTLTNKRLLYRIVQTSLLQLTLAILFSSITMATPVKGQNMLDRKVSVHITDTSLEKVLRQLEKEAQVKFSFNSRALQLDRPVSINATNESLSSVLNRLLKPLKIKHIQVSNRIVLRKDDAAATGLWENDLPAKMLEYQLTESIITGTVSDENGMGLPGVSVLIKGTQRGTTTDAVGKFKLALSDNNEVLVFSFVGYLSQEIKIGTQTTLNVSLKLDTKALEEVVVVGYGVQRKKDLTGAVSTINGDMFKERKETQVAQALQGAVSGVMVTRNGANGAMGGATIRIRGVTTIGNSDPLVIVDGVPVSDVNQVNPNDIENLSVLKDAASASIYGSRAASGVILITTKRAKNDQASIQYSYENGFDTPTQLPEYMRAQRYMELVNELRWNDAGNGTNRFPTFSQDLLTDYNQKHLSDPDRYPDTDWMSLTLNKIAPREAHSVSIIGGSKFVKSNASVRYEKVGGFYDNKNYNRIFVRSNNDFTINKLIGGTVDFNFKRTNALDPTAADPLYRTRISSPIYPAIWADGRIADGKAGENVYAKIKYGGTDRNTYNQVGGRLALDIKPIEGLKLSGIIAPIFDFNNQKRFNRKVDIYASNDPNQYVVSLIGGGLTTRLDENRTTNYSITTQLLANYLKTVGNHDFTVLAGYENYYFKGESMGASRDQFLFDTYPYLNQGPAAFRDNFGSAFETAYRSYFGRLTYSFKDKYLIQANIRRDGSSRFNANYRWGTFPSISAGWVISEEEFFKKQNLVSFLKLRASWGTLGNERIGNYPSVGIMNFGNALFYQNNIATAQQTAAQVQYAIQDISWEKTASTDLGLDAYFLKNRLRLTADVYYKETKDMLLALQIPIFVGFENPNQNTGVMTTKGIDLDLGWTDNIGKLRYSASVNLSQFQSIMGDLGGTEFIGDRIKKLGSQFDEWYGYRSEGIYQTQEDVNNSPKLNANVKVGDMKYTDISGPNGVPDGKISPEYDRVLLGSSQPQWMYGGNFKLDYQGFDLGVTFQGIGYQNTSLLSYTDYNAENWGVFPVYMDGSTWSLNNTADQNLAAKYPRFTETNKGLNRALSDFWLFNGGYFRLKNITLGYTLPQNISRKIMANNIRFYINATDIFSLNRYPKGWDPEGLGIVSTFLGGFTIGF
- a CDS encoding FecR family protein: MQQRNQYKNIDDFLTDESFQKWVREGDQRNHWEEWTVENPERAKLVAEARLWVLAMRVPESPLSSSEITAALQASLIKIKSIEKETATLSVPLWNRIGWRSIAAVLVLGLALGWLYRRQAVSQDTLTYAELINRDADGLIEQTNNSNKPQLITLSDGSSVLLQPKSKLSYPKSFEGNERNVYLLGEGFFEISKNPKKPFYVFANEIVTKVVGTSFRIKAYTDQPNVEVVVRTGKVNVSSNQSLTQSSKASVQLLPNQAVRFVRDRLVFEKITDITQEKQIIKTVTAIEQISFEFSDVPVAQILKTIEEAYLVEIDYPQEKLKDCYLTTSLSDQPLPEKLKIICESLGSTTRYEMNGNRITILSTGCN
- a CDS encoding RNA polymerase sigma factor; the encoded protein is MVNSSITDETLWQRLKSGDEWAFSALFERYYRSLISYGNSLSAYPERVQDCVQDVFVNVWLYRNSLSENVVVKAYLLSSVRKRIARLHERDTVFRQTASLESVQFSLDFSIEDQLIADEETAARVSQLNRLINTLPARQKEALYLRYHQGLSIEQIGEMLDINHQSVSNLLHRCIQHLRKEWKGDLTLLLLLFSRIL